A single region of the Sphingomonas sp. LY29 genome encodes:
- a CDS encoding DUF1501 domain-containing protein, whose product MFDRRNILQLGSVGAALLAMPKVTFAAGARTEKRFLFVIQRGAADGLAILAPTGDPAFAGLRGDLAAEAATGAKLNSMFTLHPALAETAKLYAQRQALFVHAVASPYRDRSHFDGQNVLESGGAGAYRVKDGWMNRLLGELPGGKAVALAPTVPLALRGSRPVASYAPSNIPAAADDLLLRIGDLYEQDAQLAPLWSEAQAARMKAGDIGTARGGAAAGALAAKLMSGADGARVAMIETNGWDTHNGQRGRIAAQLRGLDAMVTSLRAGLGTAWNDTLVLVATEFGRTARVNGTGGTDHGTGASAMLLGGAVAGGKVVADWPGLSDASLYEGRDLKPTIDLDALVATALAQHFGLDPVRSSVLLFPETRPKALSQPLMRG is encoded by the coding sequence ATGTTCGACCGTCGAAATATCCTCCAGCTTGGCAGCGTGGGGGCAGCGCTGTTGGCGATGCCGAAGGTCACGTTCGCGGCAGGGGCGCGGACCGAGAAAAGGTTCCTCTTCGTTATCCAGCGCGGAGCGGCCGATGGGCTGGCCATCCTGGCACCGACCGGCGATCCGGCTTTCGCGGGGCTTCGCGGTGACTTGGCGGCAGAGGCGGCGACCGGGGCGAAACTTAATTCGATGTTCACGCTGCATCCGGCGCTGGCGGAGACGGCCAAGCTCTATGCGCAGCGCCAGGCGCTGTTCGTGCACGCAGTGGCGTCGCCCTATCGCGACCGGTCGCACTTCGATGGTCAGAACGTGCTCGAGAGTGGCGGCGCGGGGGCTTATCGGGTCAAGGATGGATGGATGAACCGCCTGCTTGGCGAATTGCCGGGTGGAAAGGCCGTCGCACTGGCGCCGACGGTGCCGCTGGCGCTGCGTGGCTCGCGTCCGGTGGCAAGCTATGCGCCGTCGAACATTCCCGCCGCGGCGGACGACCTGCTGCTTCGGATCGGCGATTTGTACGAACAGGACGCACAGCTGGCGCCGCTGTGGTCGGAGGCGCAGGCGGCGCGGATGAAGGCGGGGGACATCGGAACGGCGCGTGGCGGGGCGGCAGCGGGCGCGCTCGCCGCGAAGCTGATGAGTGGCGCCGACGGTGCGCGCGTTGCGATGATCGAGACAAATGGTTGGGACACGCATAACGGGCAGCGCGGGCGGATTGCGGCGCAGCTGCGCGGGCTCGACGCGATGGTCACTAGCCTGAGGGCGGGGCTGGGGACCGCGTGGAACGACACGCTGGTGCTGGTGGCGACCGAATTCGGGCGGACGGCGAGGGTCAACGGCACCGGCGGGACCGACCATGGCACCGGCGCGTCGGCGATGCTGTTGGGCGGGGCGGTAGCGGGCGGAAAGGTCGTCGCGGATTGGCCCGGTCTGTCGGACGCTTCGCTTTATGAAGGCCGCGACCTGAAGCCGACGATCGACCTCGACGCGCTCGTCGCGACCGCGCTTGCCCAGCATTTTGGGCTGGACCCCGTGCGGTCGTCCGTACTGCTGTTTCCCGAGACGCGGCCGAAGGCGCTTTCGCAGCCGCTGATGCGCGGCTGA